A genomic stretch from Georgenia muralis includes:
- the pstS gene encoding phosphate ABC transporter substrate-binding protein PstS: MTVKLGNRRFASLAAIGALSLVLTACGSGEATEGSDEGGAAAAGLSGELPGAGASSQENAMNGWLAGFTEANPDVNASYDPTGSGTGREQFINGAVLFGGTDSTFDEEELAAGSERCFGGEVVELPLYISPIAVAYNLPGVDTEHIKLEPETLAAIFNGDITSWDDPAIAATNEGVELPDLPIVPVNRSDDSGTTENFTEYLAAAGGDAWPHEASETWPVTGTQSGAQTAGVVSTIEAAEGTIGYLDASQVTDVMGTVAVGVGDEFVPFSPEAAAAVVDASPAAEDASDLRLTIDLARDTEESGAYPIVLVSYSMACSTYDSEQDAENVKALLTYIASEEGQQRAADPSVAGSAPISEQLRESVMAAIEQITVA, encoded by the coding sequence ATGACCGTCAAGCTTGGAAACCGTCGCTTCGCGAGCCTCGCCGCGATCGGCGCCCTCTCCCTCGTGCTCACCGCCTGCGGTTCGGGCGAGGCGACCGAGGGCAGCGACGAGGGCGGCGCGGCCGCCGCTGGACTGTCGGGGGAGCTCCCCGGCGCCGGCGCCTCCTCCCAGGAGAACGCCATGAACGGGTGGCTCGCCGGGTTCACCGAGGCCAACCCCGACGTCAACGCCTCGTACGACCCCACGGGCTCGGGCACCGGGCGCGAGCAGTTCATCAACGGCGCGGTCCTCTTCGGTGGCACCGACTCCACCTTCGACGAGGAGGAGCTCGCGGCCGGGTCGGAGCGCTGCTTCGGCGGCGAGGTCGTCGAGCTGCCCCTGTACATCTCCCCGATCGCCGTCGCCTACAACCTGCCCGGTGTCGACACGGAGCACATCAAGCTCGAGCCCGAGACCCTCGCGGCGATCTTCAACGGCGACATCACGAGCTGGGACGACCCGGCGATCGCCGCGACCAACGAGGGAGTCGAGCTCCCCGACCTGCCGATCGTGCCGGTCAACCGCTCGGACGACTCGGGCACCACCGAGAACTTCACCGAGTACCTCGCCGCCGCCGGCGGCGACGCCTGGCCGCACGAGGCCAGCGAGACGTGGCCGGTCACCGGCACGCAGTCCGGTGCCCAGACCGCCGGCGTGGTCTCCACCATCGAGGCCGCCGAGGGCACCATCGGCTACCTCGACGCCTCGCAGGTGACGGACGTCATGGGCACCGTCGCCGTCGGCGTCGGTGACGAGTTCGTGCCCTTCTCGCCCGAGGCAGCAGCCGCCGTCGTCGACGCCTCCCCGGCCGCCGAGGACGCCAGCGACCTCCGGCTGACCATCGACCTGGCACGGGACACCGAGGAGTCCGGCGCGTACCCGATCGTGCTCGTCTCCTACTCGATGGCGTGCTCCACCTACGACAGCGAGCAGGACGCCGAGAACGTCAAGGCGCTCCTGACCTACATCGCCAGCGAGGAGGGCCAGCAGCGCGCGGCCGACCCGAGCGTCGCGGGCTCGGCGCCGATCTCGGAGCAGCTGCGCGAGAGCGTCATGGCTGCGATCGAGCAGATCACGGTGGCATGA
- a CDS encoding NUDIX hydrolase, translating to MSQAAEAAAATRTCQDVQAAGALVWRQNGRKLEVLLVHRPRYDDWGWPKGKLDPGESLVECAVREVAEETGVHVALGQPLPTVKYRLKDGRVKHSHYWAAEEIDDGAQSPQGRPAVTPADGKEIDEVRWVEAGAARDLLTYPHDREPLGVLVDQWRDERLRTWTMIVLRHARSRKRSAWKGPESARPLTPAGELQAHNLVPMLAAYGVEEVITSPWERCAATVRPYLEATGIGAELRPELTEDAHAKRARPVRELVRKELSRRNVPVVVCTHRPVLPTVVTEIAKRTPHRIMRQVPESDPWLKKGEMLVVHVAKRPGRSGVVAALEKYRARE from the coding sequence GTGAGCCAGGCGGCCGAGGCCGCCGCCGCGACCCGGACGTGCCAGGACGTCCAGGCGGCCGGTGCGCTCGTGTGGCGGCAGAACGGGCGGAAGCTCGAGGTGCTGCTCGTCCACCGGCCCCGCTACGACGACTGGGGCTGGCCCAAGGGCAAGCTGGACCCGGGCGAGAGCCTCGTCGAGTGCGCCGTCCGCGAGGTGGCCGAGGAGACCGGCGTCCACGTCGCCCTGGGCCAGCCGCTGCCCACGGTGAAGTACCGGCTCAAGGACGGCCGGGTCAAGCACTCGCACTACTGGGCCGCGGAGGAGATCGACGACGGCGCACAGAGCCCGCAGGGCCGACCGGCCGTGACGCCCGCCGACGGCAAGGAGATCGACGAGGTCCGCTGGGTCGAGGCCGGTGCGGCGCGGGACCTGCTGACCTACCCGCACGACCGCGAGCCGCTGGGGGTGCTGGTGGACCAGTGGCGCGACGAACGTCTGCGGACCTGGACGATGATCGTCCTGCGCCACGCCCGCTCCCGGAAGCGCTCGGCGTGGAAGGGCCCGGAGTCCGCCCGTCCGCTCACCCCGGCGGGAGAGCTGCAGGCGCACAACCTCGTCCCGATGCTCGCCGCGTACGGGGTCGAGGAGGTCATCACCTCGCCCTGGGAGCGGTGCGCCGCCACCGTGCGGCCCTACCTCGAGGCCACCGGCATCGGAGCCGAGCTGCGCCCCGAGCTCACCGAGGACGCCCACGCCAAGCGCGCCAGGCCCGTGCGCGAGCTCGTGCGCAAGGAGCTCTCCCGGCGCAACGTCCCCGTGGTCGTGTGCACCCACCGGCCCGTGCTGCCCACGGTGGTGACCGAGATCGCCAAGCGCACCCCGCACCGCATCATGCGCCAGGTGCCGGAGTCCGACCCGTGGCTGAAGAAGGGCGAGATGCTCGTCGTGCACGTCGCCAAGCGCCCGGGCCGCTCCGGCGTCGTCGCCGCCCTGGAGAAGTACCGCGCCCGGGAGTAG